From one Streptomyces sp. ICC1 genomic stretch:
- a CDS encoding type II toxin-antitoxin system Phd/YefM family antitoxin, with protein sequence MSDTLPITEARSKFGSLVRRASSARERITITDHGHPAAVIINAQELADLEDSLALALYRVRQSSGTATAPVPHDEVRARLGLVKPA encoded by the coding sequence ATGAGTGACACTCTGCCGATCACCGAAGCGCGATCGAAGTTCGGGTCGCTGGTCCGCCGCGCGAGCAGCGCCCGGGAACGTATCACCATCACGGATCACGGCCACCCAGCCGCCGTGATCATCAACGCCCAGGAGCTCGCCGACCTGGAGGACTCCCTGGCTCTGGCCCTGTACCGCGTGCGCCAGAGCTCCGGCACGGCCACCGCGCCTGTCCCGCATGACGAGGTCCGTGCGCGGCTCGGGCTGGTGAAGCCGGCTTGA
- a CDS encoding type II toxin-antitoxin system RelE/ParE family toxin codes for MTYAITWDEAAIDAAARFLKDDPDGLRQLMDAVDLLADQPRPEGSTPYGSPDLRRIHIGRYRVMYEITEATITIVVIHVGRVG; via the coding sequence TTGACGTACGCGATCACCTGGGACGAAGCCGCGATCGACGCGGCCGCCCGGTTCCTGAAGGACGACCCGGACGGGCTGCGGCAGCTGATGGACGCTGTCGACCTGCTCGCCGACCAGCCCCGCCCCGAGGGCAGTACCCCCTACGGATCCCCAGACCTGCGCCGGATCCACATCGGGCGCTACCGGGTCATGTACGAGATCACCGAGGCCACCATCACCATCGTGGTCATCCACGTCGGCCGCGTCGGCTGA